DNA from Athene noctua chromosome 24, bAthNoc1.hap1.1, whole genome shotgun sequence:
TTTCAGCCTCTCTGTACTTTTTTTATATCTGGAAGTCATCCAGTTACTGCTGTCCAGTTTTATGCACAGTGGCTCTTCTGGCTCACTCTTGCACAGAGAAGGAAACCACACTCTTCCTCTAGGACGGGGGGTGGCCTCTCCCCCCCATCAGTGCTGCTTCTCATGCAAGCAGGCAAAAGAAGGGTGGCAAACGGCCTTGTTTGTCTTGTGACATCAGTGCTGCTTGTGACTAATGCTGGATCTGCCCCACATCCTTTGGAAATTGGGTGAAAACATGCACTTTGGAGCAGGGTTGAGAAGACTTGTGAGCAAAAGCAAAACCCTAGTTAGAAacttcaggttttgtttctgaGGGAGATCTAGCATCAGTTCATCGGTGCAGCTGGGTAAACCCTGCCTTCCTTTTTTGGGTGTGCTGGGAAGGACCTTCCCTTCCAGGCAGGGTTTTGAGCTCTCGCAGACTGTTGCAGTAAGAAGGAAGCTGTGTCCAGGCTGTAGTCGTGATTCATACTCTAAAATCTTTGGATGAGTGGTGATAAGATAAAAATGCAATTGGTGACTTGCTGTTCCCTCCCTGCATTCCCTGTGCATTAGTGTGTTTGGAGTGTGACTTGTCTTGTTCCTTGGTGCAGAGTCTCTGCAAAGCAGTAATTAATGGAAAGTTTATATGACTTTTAAGACTTTTGCAGATGAGACACTGCAAATGATTTACGTACCTAAATCTCTTTCCTGTGCAGAGTCTGTTCTGCAATTCAGATACCAAAGCCTGCAGAGGGAGAGGATGAACAGGGGCACATTGTAGTAGAAGCCACGATGCTGCCTTTGCTTCTGCAGCTGTTCATCTTTGCATGTGCCAGGGTGGCTCATTCTGCACGCTGATGCTCTGTACTGTAGCGAAGCTGGAGTTACAGATATTCCTTGGAGGAATTCAGGACTCTGggaggtccctgcagatgcaaaCCCAGAAGTTCTAACCTGAAGTCTGTGAACTCCCAGTGAAGCAGTTGTACTTGATTTGCTGTATGGTCACAGCTGGGACTTTGGCCAAGCACTGACTGCAGTGAGATTCTGTGCAGGCTTCTGTTTTCTTGAGTGGTGTCAGTACAAGGTTAGAAAATGTAAGTTTTAGTGTCCTTGTACATGTAAGAAGTCCTTACAATGGAATAAGACTGTGGCAATAGAAAGTGGCTGTGTGCATGGCTGTTATGTAATCCGAATGTTCCTGCTAATTTGAGGGTATCTTGCTACCCATCATCAGGGTGCTAGGTAGAAATTATTCTTCTGGAACTGGTAGAGCTTGTACCAGACAGCAGTTAAACCCTCTTCAATATTTGGCCTATGAGTTTTATACCGTCAGAGGACACGAATAATTCTTCTGTCTGTGCAGGTTGTGGACAGCGGTAGATATGGAAAGACTGGTTGAACGGTTGGAGAAGGCTGTGGAGCGCCTGGAGACGGTGTGCCAAGGACCTGGCATGTGTGGAGATGTCCCTTCCAAAGGTGAGGCCCAGAGCACGCCCCTGTCACCTCAGGGGAGTCCCAGTGCTGAAGCCGGGCGGTGCTGCAGCGTCAGGTGCCGGCAGTAGCTGTGGCAGAGCGGGTGGCACTCGTGTGGGGCGTGCAAAGGGCTCTCGGATGAGCTGCCAGCGTGCAGAGGGGAAGTGAGTTTTGCAGCAGATGCTGTGCAAACGCAGAGGTGCCTGCGGTTACCATCCTGCTGAGATAAGGGCTTCCTGTGCCTGCAACACTCCCCTGGTCTGCGTTCAGCTGCGTGCTCGGGGCTGAGCCTCCTGCCTCTCGGTGATACCTGTGCTCTGGTTCCTTCTCCGCAGGGGTGGCTCAGTACGTGCAGGCTTTCGATGCCCTTCTGGCTGGCCCGGTAGCTGAATACATCAAGATCAGCAAAGAAGTTGGTGGAGATGTGCAGAAGCACGTAAGGACTCACGTTCTCCTCCCTCTGCTCTAAATAGATGTTGCTTGTTCTTCAGAGCTGTTAAGGGCTAAGTTTGCTGTCGGTGTTTGTGCTCCTTGAGCGCCGTATTCTAGGATGTTTATAATCCCTGAGGATTCAAAACAGATGCAGATGCATGTTTATAATCCCTGAGGATTCAAAACAGATGCAGATGCATGTTTATAATCCCTGAGGATTCAAAACAGATGCAGATGCATGTTTATAATCCCTGAGGATTCAAAACAGATGCAGATGCATGTTTATAATCCCTGAGGATTCAAAACAGATGCAGATGCCCAAATAACCTCCAGCAGATTGCCACCTACACACAGCCCCCAAATCAAACCTCCTTCTAGAAATCTTGGGCAGTCAGGTGTCTAGCTCTCTCTGTAGACTTCGGTGTGTGCCTTTGGGAGGCCTGTGCACTACCCAGCCCGAGAGCTGTTGCACTCTTGTGAGTTTTCTCAGAGGGTGGGTGTCTCTAAGAATATGTGCTTTGAGATCAGTGTAGCAGCTTCCTTACAGACTAGGAACTCACTCAGTGAGTGACTGTTAGTGTTACGCTGAGTACAAGGGAAGTGCTCTCATGTTTTTCTCTATTAGGCCGAGATGGTTCATGCGGGCTTGATGAGCGAGAGGGCGCTTCTGGTGATGGCGTCTCAACATCAGCAGCCAGCAGAGGTAAGTGTGGGGAAATCACATCTCAGAAACCTTGTATGCTCTTACCTCGGAGCTGGGGATGACTGCAAGTGTAGGGGAATCTGGGCCGTTGCAGCTGCTCCAAGCGAGGAACCGGAGGAGGACTGGTGGCACTTGCTGAAAGCGTGAACTGTTCCGTGTGCTCACCCAAGACCGGGCAGGATTCTGGAGGTTGATTCTTAGAGCTGCGGAACTGTCGTTTTCCAGTCATTAGAGCAACAAGTTTTCTGTAGCTGTCGGAGCAGCTTGTGAGTGTCATCTCACAGCGTCTGTCTCGAGTTTCACCTGGCACCAGCACGGCGCAATCACTGTTCCCTGAGATGCAGCTTGCAGACAGGAACTTATCACAGACAGGAGCCACAGTGGGATTTGCCTAGAGCATGCTTTTCATTATGTGATGCTTATAGACTTTCAGGCATCAAACTCCTGAAGTATAACAGACACTTGTCTCTACTGAATGGCCTCTGAATAATAGCTAGGCTTTTAGGATTGATTTGTCCTTAGTGAGTAATTTAACACTTTACCCTAGGCTGCCGCTTCTCAGCAGGATGTGTGACTGAGAATCTGATCCCGAATGCATTGGCTTTTCCCTGCTGAGAACTGTTTTTTCCTGAGCAACAGGATCTCACCTGGCTTTTCTTTGCAGTTATTATCTACCTCAGTCATGGCTTCTACTGTTACATTGTGGTAGCTGGATTTCTGTGCTACTTTTCTATTCACCACAAAATAGATCTGCATCTTTTTCCCCAAACTCAGCACTGGAGTGTGGTTTATCTTTCACCAGGCTTGCTGGGACGCTGCCCTGCATAGTCTCTAGTCTGAGAATCTGCTTACAAATTCTACTGacacattatttaaataaaggGTTATGAACAAACAACAGCCTTAATCTAGCGTAGGTCTTTGTGCAGGTTGTCTTGCAGGAGTCTAGTCAGTTCTGGAGTAGACAGGTTGAAAAGCAGAATGTGTGAACTCTCATTGCTAGTGGCAAAGAATTTCACCGTCGTGTTACTTGACAGTGGCGCTAGGCTGGAGCTCCTGGCAGCCTGGCCAGTGATCCTTGGAACCTCTCTGTTTTCATCTAAACAGAGGAAGGGACAGCAAATGGAAAAGCCgaggctttaaaaagaaagttttgCCCAAATTTGTCCCTCGCTGCTGCCACCAGCAGGAGACTTTCTGATCTTAAAGGAAAGAAGAGTTGCATCTCTGGAAATGTGTAATTGGCTGCTCTGCTCTGACCGCAAAAGACTTCTAAGCACTTTCAGTCAGCATTCCAAGTGGACAGCACAAAGAAAAAATCCTACCATCCAAATCCTGAAGGCTTGGATTGACTTGAGAAATAACTTGAATCCTGAAGTTTAGCTTGATAGGGTGACTTGAGAACTTGCTGCGACTCAGATGGGAATGCGGGCTGTAGATCCCAGCCTGCAAAAACCTGCATAGCACCCCTTTCTCTGAGGGTTTGTACGGGAGAGGAAAAATTTGACAAACTGTCTTGGAACAAAAGAATTCAGGAAAGGCAAATGCTATTTCTGTCTTCGTTACTAACAAGCTTTGTCAGTGTCTCTTGGATTGAACATGAGTCACAGTTCTTGGCGTACTCCCATCGTACCAATCCAGTTGGGAGCTATGACTTCAGCCCTGGGGGAGCTAGGTGGTGGGATCGAGCTCTGCTCGTGGGGAGGGCCGAGCCTggacaggagctgcagcagtAACTTGTGCCAGTTGGAATCTTCCTCCGAGTGACCATCATCTCAGCAGAGCCACCCATGAAGATGTGCAGCCATTCCAGAGCAATACTAATGTACTTCATTGCTCTTGTCTCTCTTGTCCTGCAGAATGCGTTCTCATCGCTTCTGAAGCCGATTTCAGAGCAAATCCAGACGGTGCAGAATTTCAGGGAGAAGAATCGTGGTAGCAAACTGTTCAATCACTTATCAGCAGTCAGCGAGAGCATCCCCGCCCTGGGCTGGGTGGCCATGGTAAGAACTCCAGTGGGAAGTGGTTTCCTTGGGCTGGTGGGAAAAGTCTGGCTGCTCCCTGGTCAGCTCTTCCATGtcaatgtgttttttcttctctaggctCCAAAGCCTGGTCCTTATGTGAAGGAAATGACTGATGCTGCCATGTTTTATACCAACCGGATCCTCAAGGAGTACAAGGATGTGTAAGTTCACCTTCTCTCTTAAGTATGCCATTGAACACAGCTAACAGGGTGTGTAGGGGCTACTCCAGTATCTAACCACAGCTGCCTCGGTCCTTAAttcattcttctttttaaagGCAGGATATATTTATAAAGCCTCACCTAGCTGTTCTTTCCTGATCCTTAGGGACAAGATTCCTTGcactcctgctgcagctggaatCTCTGATAGCAAGTGCATTGCTGCTCACTCTTGTCTCAGCATCATCTGGGGGCTGAACCATTTCCTAGAGCAGCAGGTTGTGTCTGGGGAATGGGTCTTGTTGGAAGTACCAGACTCCCCAGTTAAAATGGGTCAGTCGGGgcacagagcagggctggggccgcctgcctgcagctgccaggTTAATCCTGCAGCTGGAACGCAGTGCTGGGGGTGTgaggctgctgtgctgctccaggCTGGGTCTTGCCTGTCAGCCGAGAGGTGGAGAGCTGTAAAGAACTGTAGTCCTTGGGTTTTAATGGCAAATGCACCTCATGATCTCCTTGTGTCCTCAGAGATAAAAAGCAAGTGGACTGGGTGAAAGCTTACCTGAATATCTGGACAGAGCTGCAGGCCTATATCAAAGAGTATCACACCACAGGGCTGACCTGGAGCAAAACAGTAAGTGCTGGCTGCATCTGCAGGAGCTTCTTAGACGAGTATTGCACGATTATTGCAGCAGTTATGGAGCTTGTGCAATTGCCTTTCCTCTTGCTGGCCTCTTACAGGGTCCTGTAGCAACAGAAGGGACTAAATCACCGTCTGCTCCCCCAGCGGGAGCTGCGCCTCCCCCCCCAGGCCCTCCCCCcccacctgctcctgcccccacGAGCTGCAGCACAGACGACTCTGCCTCCCGCTCCGCGCTCTTCGCCCAGATCAACCGGGGAGAAGGCATCACCTCTGGTAGGTGGAAGTAGCTcggggcaggagggcagccacCAACGACGGTACTGCTGTGCTGCGAATCCTTGTTTTGCTGCTGTGGCTCAACACACCTGCTTAGGAAGTAGGTTTGCAGTAACAAAAGACCCTCTGGTCTGAGGACGAGGCTGTGGGAGGCAGAAGCAGCCCTGAGGCAGTTCACAGAGACAAAGGGAGTACATCTGAGAGAGAATTCTCAGTCTCATCTGTCAGGTGTAGCAAGCGATCAATCTAGCTGGAATGGAGAGAGGGAGCCCTTTGGCTGCTTGCACATCTCCAGTACAAAAGGTGCCATTTTTCACCTATTCATATTTGCACAGAACTTCTTTTGCGTGTTACCTGGTTCACGTATCAGGACAGACATCAAACAAAGGTGAGGTGCTTGGCTTGGGGCTTTTTCCAGCTGCAGAGTGAAAAGAGCTGGTGCCTTCTGGTCCTACAGTACATCTGGTGTTCTCATCAATACTGCATCAGTGTTTCTTGCTTGCTCTTTCACTTGCTGTCACTCACTCTTGGGCTCAGCTTAGACCCAGCcttaatttatttgcattttgaaaaatgttaccATGCTGGTGGCTGTAATTACTGCTGTCTGGTGTTTGTGAAATGGCATTCTCAGAGGAAAGCTGCATCTCGGGTTTGATTTCTTTTGCAGGCTTAAGACATGTGTCAGATGACATGAAGACCCACAAGAATCCAGCACTGAAGAACCAAGGGGGTCCTGTGAGAAGTGGACCCAAACCTTTCACTGCTCCCAAACCAGCCTGTAATGCTAATCCCTCACAAAAAAGCTCTCCGAAGGCCCCTGCATTGCTAGAATTAGAGGGCAAAAAGTGGAGAGTGGTGAGTGCCTGGTGTTGGCATGAGGGGGTTGGAGGGATGGGAGCTCTGTaacaggggagggggggggtgtctcctgAAGACCTTTCTTGTAAGAAGCACCAGCCTGAAGGTGCTGcagtttgcttttaaagaagCTGCCCTGCTGTTCTCATGGATTAATTGGTCTGCGTTCCAAAAATCAAGTGtgtttttcctgccttttcagGAAAACCAGGAGAATGCCACTAACCTGGTAATCAGTGACACAGAGTTGAAGCAGGTAGCATATGTTTTCAAGTGCACAAATAGTACACTCCAAATCAAAGGCAAGATCAACTCTATCACCCTCGGTAAGTGGAGAAACCCCAAAAACTGCTTCTAGGTGCCGGGGTGTATGTGTGCAGAAGGCTGAATCTCCAAAACCTTTCTGTGACCTGCTCTGTCTTTGCAGATAACTGTAAGAAGCTGGGTCTGGTGTTTGATGACGTGGTGGGCATCGTAGAGATCATAAACAGCAGGGACGTTAAAGTTCAGGTGAGTGCCTACAACCTGTTCTCTGCCTGCAGTGTGACTGCTGCACTGTACAACAGGGCGTCTGTAGCATCTGCTTCTTGGAGTAGTTTTATTTCTGGAACGGGAATGTGCATCTGTGGAGAGCGTTTATGAAACACCATctgtcctgctgctctgcagctctccttgcccagcagctgggaaaggaCTGAAATTTGCCTCGCTGAGCTGCCTCAGGGCTTTAGGTAGAAGATTGGTCTCTTGAGATGGGCGGCAGTAGAATCTACTCTGATTCCAGTTTTGGTATCTGATTTGGGATGGTCAGCTTGCCCAGTGTTTGCTGTAGTTTTAGTCTAAAGAGACCAAACCAAGAAATAACTTCAGATTTTTGCCAAAGGTGGGAGTATTTCAATCCAGCTAGTCTGGGGTGGTGAGGGGTTGGGGTCAAACCTCTTGCCTTGAAGGCAGGCGTGAAAGAAAAATGTCGTGGTTGCCTGGTTCAAGCTCCTTTAACTGTTGCTTTGACCACTCTGGTAGGTAATGGGTAAAGTGCCAACAATTTCCATCAACAAGACAGACGGTTGCCATGTGTATCTGAGCAAGAACTCCCTAGACTGCGAAATCGTCAGTGCCAAGTCATCAGAGATGAACGTCCTTATTCCCACAGAGGGTGGTGACTTTGTAAGTGTTAATTCTAAAATCCCTGGGGAGATCTGCTTGGGGTTGGGGTAACACGGGGCAGAATTAGTATTTTTGAGCCCTGCAGGGAATGTCAAGTTACAGTGAGGTCTGGAGGGACAGTTCTAGACTGGAGGTTGCAAATGATGACCAGATGTTAAAAACAGCAACTCAAGTCGTTTGTCTTTATAGTGAGATGGTTTtgggagctgctgtttgctcGGGATCTCTCAGGGGCAGAACAGGCAGTGTTTGTGGTACAGGAAGGGACCCAGCATGTATCTAAGAAGAAATGCCTGAAGCAGTGGGAGTAATTGCTGGTCTCAGTCATAAACTGATTTTTTGACAATGGATTTCTATTTTTACCCTCCAGACTGAATTCCCTGTCCCAGAACAGTTCAAGACAGTGTGGAACGGTCAGAAGTTGGTTACCACTGTGACAGAAATCGCTGGCTAAGCAGAAAAGCTCCAAGGCTCACACCCtcccctggccctgctgtgggACAAATCTGCTTTCAGATGATTCTCTTAG
Protein-coding regions in this window:
- the CAP1 gene encoding adenylyl cyclase-associated protein 1; translation: MERLVERLEKAVERLETVCQGPGMCGDVPSKGVAQYVQAFDALLAGPVAEYIKISKEVGGDVQKHAEMVHAGLMSERALLVMASQHQQPAENAFSSLLKPISEQIQTVQNFREKNRGSKLFNHLSAVSESIPALGWVAMAPKPGPYVKEMTDAAMFYTNRILKEYKDVDKKQVDWVKAYLNIWTELQAYIKEYHTTGLTWSKTGPVATEGTKSPSAPPAGAAPPPPGPPPPPAPAPTSCSTDDSASRSALFAQINRGEGITSGLRHVSDDMKTHKNPALKNQGGPVRSGPKPFTAPKPACNANPSQKSSPKAPALLELEGKKWRVENQENATNLVISDTELKQVAYVFKCTNSTLQIKGKINSITLDNCKKLGLVFDDVVGIVEIINSRDVKVQVMGKVPTISINKTDGCHVYLSKNSLDCEIVSAKSSEMNVLIPTEGGDFTEFPVPEQFKTVWNGQKLVTTVTEIAG